A region of Haloplanus sp. XH21 DNA encodes the following proteins:
- a CDS encoding universal stress protein, producing the protein MYAVNSLRGGDARAGEDAIDATVEPHQFVRDNDPADDLLVFAEERDVDELVIGVHERNPTGKTIFGSTAQEVLLKTSRPVAVVPLE; encoded by the coding sequence GTGTACGCGGTCAACTCCCTCCGAGGCGGCGACGCCCGCGCCGGCGAGGACGCGATCGACGCGACGGTCGAACCACACCAGTTCGTCCGCGACAACGACCCCGCGGACGACCTCCTCGTGTTCGCCGAGGAGAGGGACGTAGACGAACTCGTCATCGGCGTCCACGAGCGGAATCCGACCGGAAAGACGATCTTCGGAAGCACCGCGCAGGAAGTGCTCCTGAAGACATCGCGTCCCGTCGCCGTCGTGCCTCTGGAGTAG
- a CDS encoding DUF7490 domain-containing protein, whose product MRRETALAVGAAGVVVLAALTAVLAPGALADPTDDRPVRPGPVDITQMDISAGDVTGDTVTLNVETRLSHRGPPARNVSLRVQAIDAESGLVATTRSVSVGNLSEEQEVAVPTNLTVEREGGYRIQAVVYRDGQRIDSGGRELQGLAALQPPYARSDVAFASADALPPVSFSIVETNDNRTTLAVQAALTNDGDEQPENLRVTLTLRQADSNIVADQTSVPVGSIRPGRTETVEAQSTVPSNYNYYIDAVLWKDGVVIDSVRGTANLDPTETISVNETRRDVELQVSDFSRDGGDGGAGDRPVPAETGIPTESAGPGFGALVAALAVVAAALLARRRIP is encoded by the coding sequence ATGCGCCGCGAAACAGCGCTGGCCGTGGGTGCGGCCGGCGTCGTCGTCCTCGCTGCCCTCACCGCCGTGCTCGCGCCCGGTGCCCTGGCTGATCCGACCGACGATCGGCCGGTGCGTCCGGGACCGGTGGACATCACACAGATGGACATCTCGGCCGGCGACGTGACGGGCGATACGGTCACGCTGAACGTGGAGACGCGCCTCTCGCACCGCGGCCCACCGGCACGAAACGTCAGCCTGCGCGTGCAGGCCATCGACGCGGAGTCGGGGCTGGTCGCGACGACCCGGTCCGTTTCCGTCGGCAACCTCTCCGAAGAGCAGGAGGTGGCGGTGCCGACGAACCTGACCGTCGAGCGGGAGGGTGGCTACCGCATCCAGGCGGTCGTCTACCGCGACGGGCAGCGGATCGATAGCGGCGGGCGCGAACTCCAGGGACTCGCGGCCCTCCAGCCGCCCTACGCCCGGAGTGATGTCGCGTTCGCCAGCGCGGACGCGCTGCCGCCCGTCTCCTTCTCCATTGTGGAGACGAACGACAACCGGACGACGCTCGCCGTGCAGGCCGCCCTGACCAACGACGGCGACGAACAGCCGGAGAACCTCCGCGTCACGCTGACGCTCCGCCAGGCCGACTCCAACATCGTCGCTGATCAGACCTCCGTTCCGGTCGGCTCGATCCGTCCCGGTCGCACGGAGACCGTCGAGGCGCAGTCGACCGTCCCGTCGAACTACAACTACTACATCGACGCGGTGCTCTGGAAGGACGGCGTCGTCATCGACAGCGTTCGCGGGACGGCGAATCTGGACCCGACGGAGACCATCAGCGTCAACGAGACGCGACGCGATGTCGAACTCCAGGTCAGCGACTTCAGCCGCGACGGCGGTGACGGCGGCGCCGGCGATCGACCGGTGCCCGCGGAGACGGGCATTCCGACCGAAAGCGCCGGTCCCGGCTTCGGCGCGCTCGTCGCCGCCCTCGCCGTCGTCGCCGCCGCGCTTCTCGCCCGGAGGAGGATCCCATGA
- a CDS encoding ZIP family metal transporter, protein MTRLSPAGGIATGVFAVLSGFAATIGAWKLLGISWVAFAAMALGIPLGKRSFGGRPWALVWGYGLASGAMVTSAAVFLIPQAIAHDASFGGFGVALGLLVGFASHTAGHRLAHLDLPVDRTVAELSAHAFSAGLIIGIVYGNMPDLGPLLGLAIVSHKGPAGYAAARRLVSNGRDPSVLLVPAAGVGIAAIGASLVSLPAAPSVRGIVFGFAAGIFLHVAMDFLPRCEIGSDVHDLLRVSGDAHALLDRLRTHAVVSTALGGVAVFVAWLALS, encoded by the coding sequence ATGACTCGTCTCTCCCCTGCTGGCGGGATCGCAACGGGCGTCTTCGCGGTGCTGTCCGGGTTCGCGGCGACCATCGGGGCCTGGAAACTACTGGGTATCTCGTGGGTCGCGTTCGCCGCGATGGCGCTCGGCATCCCGCTCGGCAAGCGGTCGTTCGGCGGCCGCCCGTGGGCGCTGGTGTGGGGGTACGGCCTCGCGAGCGGTGCGATGGTGACGAGCGCCGCAGTGTTCCTGATCCCGCAGGCCATCGCTCACGACGCGAGTTTCGGTGGGTTCGGCGTCGCGCTCGGCTTGCTCGTCGGCTTCGCGAGCCACACGGCCGGTCACCGCCTCGCGCATCTCGACCTGCCTGTCGATCGCACCGTCGCCGAACTCTCCGCGCACGCCTTCTCCGCGGGCCTCATCATCGGCATCGTCTACGGCAACATGCCCGACCTCGGCCCGCTGCTCGGCCTCGCCATCGTCTCGCACAAGGGACCGGCGGGCTACGCGGCGGCCCGGCGACTCGTCTCGAACGGGCGCGATCCGTCGGTGTTGCTCGTCCCCGCCGCCGGCGTCGGCATCGCGGCCATCGGCGCTAGCCTCGTCAGCCTCCCGGCCGCGCCGTCGGTCCGCGGGATCGTCTTCGGGTTCGCCGCCGGCATCTTCCTCCACGTTGCGATGGACTTCCTGCCGCGGTGTGAGATCGGGAGCGATGTCCACGACCTGCTGAGAGTGTCCGGCGACGCCCACGCCCTGCTGGACCGCCTCCGAACGCACGCCGTCGTCAGCACCGCGCTCGGCGGCGTCGCCGTGTTCGTCGCCTGGCTCGCGCTGTCGTAG
- a CDS encoding FAD-dependent oxidoreductase, with translation MNRDPFVVVGGDAAGLSAASKFRREQPDRDVVVFEQGQWVSYAHCGLPYFIEGTVDRLTDLLSLSPTDVAERGIDLRRGHEVVSVSPTERTVTVRSEGERFDQPYSELLVATGARATTRSFDATLDGVFTVHGLDSAAAIDAYLAAPGEYDRNRLGDGPVDRGRVDHNAALAPPERAAIVGGGYVGVEMAEALVARGLDVHLFQRSSHLLPPFGEAVAERVAAHLGERGVAVHTDTPVERLVGDGRIEAIAFDDDRLSVEMAVLGVGIEPNAGLLDGTGVDRGPNGALHVDDYGRTSLPAIYAAGDVATSRHTVMGRSTWMPLGLTANRAGRAVGATVAGDPTPVGDVAGTAVVKAFDLECGRVGLVDGDEATDAGFDPVRETITAESRSGYYPGAADTTVTLVADRGSRRVLGGTIVGSDRAAIRIDTLATALDANLRVDELERLDLAYAPPFSPVWDPILVAAKVLNGRLA, from the coding sequence ATGAACCGTGATCCGTTCGTCGTCGTCGGCGGCGATGCCGCGGGTCTGAGCGCGGCGAGCAAGTTCCGCCGCGAGCAACCGGACCGAGACGTCGTCGTCTTCGAGCAGGGGCAGTGGGTGTCGTACGCCCACTGCGGGCTGCCGTACTTCATCGAGGGCACCGTCGACCGGCTGACCGACTTGCTGTCGCTCTCACCGACGGATGTCGCGGAGCGGGGGATCGACCTGCGCCGTGGCCACGAAGTCGTGTCCGTCTCGCCGACGGAGCGGACGGTGACCGTCCGGAGCGAGGGCGAGCGATTCGATCAGCCCTACAGCGAACTCCTCGTCGCGACCGGCGCCCGAGCGACCACCCGGTCGTTCGACGCCACCCTGGATGGCGTGTTCACCGTCCACGGGCTAGATTCGGCGGCCGCTATCGACGCCTACCTCGCCGCTCCCGGTGAGTACGACAGGAACCGCCTCGGCGACGGCCCCGTCGATCGGGGGCGCGTCGACCACAACGCCGCACTCGCCCCGCCGGAGCGGGCCGCCATCGTCGGCGGCGGGTACGTCGGTGTCGAGATGGCGGAGGCGCTCGTCGCCCGAGGGCTCGATGTCCACCTGTTCCAGCGGTCGAGCCACCTCCTGCCACCGTTCGGCGAGGCCGTCGCCGAGCGGGTGGCGGCCCACCTCGGCGAGCGGGGCGTCGCTGTCCACACCGACACGCCCGTCGAGCGGCTCGTCGGCGACGGTCGCATCGAGGCAATCGCGTTCGACGACGACCGCCTCTCGGTTGAGATGGCGGTCCTCGGCGTCGGCATCGAGCCGAACGCCGGCCTCCTCGACGGCACCGGCGTCGACCGGGGGCCGAACGGTGCGCTTCACGTCGACGACTACGGGCGAACCAGCCTCCCGGCGATATACGCCGCGGGCGACGTGGCGACGTCGCGTCACACGGTGATGGGACGGTCGACGTGGATGCCGCTGGGGCTGACGGCGAATCGCGCGGGGCGGGCCGTGGGTGCGACGGTGGCTGGCGACCCGACGCCCGTCGGTGACGTGGCCGGGACGGCCGTGGTGAAGGCGTTCGACCTGGAGTGTGGCCGCGTCGGACTCGTCGACGGCGACGAGGCGACCGACGCCGGCTTCGATCCCGTCCGGGAGACGATCACCGCCGAATCGCGCTCGGGCTACTACCCCGGCGCCGCCGATACCACGGTCACGCTCGTCGCCGACCGCGGGAGCAGGCGGGTGCTCGGCGGAACCATCGTCGGCAGCGACCGCGCGGCGATCCGCATCGACACGCTGGCGACGGCGCTCGATGCGAACCTGCGAGTCGACGAACTCGAACGCCTCGATCTGGCGTATGCGCCGCCGTTCAGTCCCGTCTGGGATCCGATCCTCGTCGCCGCGAAAGTCCTGAACGGCCGACTCGCGTGA
- a CDS encoding phytoene desaturase family protein, whose amino-acid sequence MNASPPADDLDESVVVVVGSGFGGLSTACYLADAGADVTVLEKNEQLGGRASRLHAEGFRFDMGPSWYLMPDVFEDFFGDFGRSPEQYYGLERLDPHYRIFFKDGDQVDLVPDLETNRDLFESYEPGAGDALDAYLDQAAYTYDVGMQQFVYEDRSRLREFVDPDVLRYARGLSLLGTMQGHVEDYFDHPKLQQIVQYSLVFLGGAPDNTPALYNLMSHVDFNLGVYYPENGMGGVVDGIVAMAEELGVEFRTDHPVSEIRGREGAFAVRTEDGREFFPDRVVSDADYAHTEQELLVPDDRQYDADYWNSRTYAPSAFLLYLGVEGSVEPLAHHSLVLPTDWDAHFDTIFGDPTWPEDPAYYLCVPSKTDDTVAPEGHSNLFALVPIAPGLDDTPERRAAFRDLVLDDIAEHTGVDLRDRIVFEEIFSVSEFADRYNSTQGSALGLAHTLRQTSLLRPPHDSDAVDGLYFTGSYTTPGIGVPMCLISGRLTVEAMME is encoded by the coding sequence ATGAATGCATCCCCGCCGGCCGATGACCTCGACGAATCGGTCGTCGTCGTCGTCGGCAGCGGTTTCGGCGGCCTCTCGACGGCGTGCTATCTGGCCGATGCCGGCGCCGACGTGACGGTTCTGGAGAAAAACGAACAGCTCGGCGGTCGGGCGAGTCGCCTCCACGCCGAGGGGTTCCGGTTCGACATGGGCCCGTCCTGGTATCTGATGCCCGACGTCTTCGAGGACTTCTTCGGCGATTTCGGCCGCTCGCCCGAGCAGTATTACGGGCTCGAACGCCTCGACCCACACTACCGCATCTTCTTCAAAGACGGCGATCAGGTCGACCTCGTCCCCGACCTGGAGACCAACCGCGACCTGTTCGAGTCGTACGAACCCGGCGCCGGCGACGCGCTCGACGCGTATCTCGATCAGGCCGCCTACACCTACGACGTGGGGATGCAGCAGTTCGTCTACGAGGACCGCTCTCGCCTCCGCGAGTTCGTCGACCCGGACGTGCTTCGGTACGCTCGCGGTCTCTCCCTGCTCGGGACGATGCAGGGCCACGTCGAGGACTACTTCGATCACCCCAAACTCCAGCAGATCGTCCAGTATTCGCTGGTCTTTCTCGGCGGCGCGCCCGACAACACGCCCGCACTGTACAACCTGATGAGCCACGTCGATTTCAATCTGGGCGTCTACTACCCCGAGAACGGCATGGGTGGCGTCGTCGACGGCATCGTCGCGATGGCCGAGGAACTGGGCGTGGAGTTCCGCACCGACCATCCCGTCTCGGAAATCCGAGGTCGGGAGGGTGCCTTCGCTGTCCGCACCGAGGACGGCCGCGAGTTCTTCCCCGACCGCGTCGTCTCCGACGCCGACTACGCCCACACCGAACAGGAGTTGCTCGTCCCCGACGACCGCCAGTACGACGCCGACTACTGGAACTCCCGCACCTACGCGCCCTCCGCGTTCCTGCTCTATCTCGGCGTCGAGGGCTCGGTCGAACCGCTGGCCCACCACTCGCTCGTCCTCCCGACCGACTGGGACGCCCACTTCGACACCATCTTCGGCGACCCCACGTGGCCCGAGGACCCCGCCTACTACCTCTGTGTTCCCTCGAAGACCGACGACACCGTCGCACCCGAGGGCCACAGCAACCTCTTTGCGCTCGTACCCATCGCGCCCGGCCTCGACGACACGCCGGAGCGCCGCGCGGCGTTTCGCGACCTGGTGCTCGACGACATCGCCGAACACACCGGGGTCGACCTCCGGGACCGCATCGTCTTCGAGGAAATCTTCTCCGTCTCGGAGTTCGCGGACCGATACAACAGCACCCAGGGCTCCGCGCTCGGCCTCGCGCACACCCTCCGACAGACTTCGCTGCTCCGCCCGCCCCACGACTCGGACGCGGTTGACGGCCTCTACTTCACTGGCTCCTACACCACCCCCGGTATCGGCGTCCCGATGTGTCTCATCAGCGGCCGCCTCACGGTCGAGGCCATGATGGAATGA
- a CDS encoding prenyltransferase, producing MSLAYLVRLSRPRFWLYLAGPVAVGVVYGATAPADLLTPATLVLFAYFLLPANVLLYGVNDIFDADIDAENPKKEGREVRYGGGRLVPIAVTVSALLAFPPLAVTPTRAWPWLLGFLALGVAYSAPPLRLKTRPPLDSLSNGLYILPGVAAYVTVAGAQPPVLAVGGGWVWSMAMHTFSAIPDIDPDRAAGIETTATRLGERRAYAYCAGCWALAAIAFGLLDPRLGALMAVYPVAVVLVARADISVSRAYWWYPAVNTVVGALFTMGGLWRVFYG from the coding sequence ATGAGCCTCGCGTATCTGGTCCGTCTCTCCCGACCTCGGTTCTGGCTCTATCTCGCCGGTCCCGTGGCCGTGGGCGTCGTCTACGGCGCCACGGCGCCAGCCGACCTGCTCACGCCAGCGACGCTCGTCCTCTTCGCGTACTTCCTTCTGCCCGCGAACGTCCTGCTGTACGGCGTCAACGACATCTTCGACGCCGATATCGACGCGGAGAACCCGAAAAAAGAGGGTCGCGAGGTGCGCTACGGCGGCGGGCGTCTCGTCCCCATCGCGGTCACGGTGAGCGCGCTGCTCGCCTTCCCCCCTCTCGCCGTGACGCCGACGCGGGCGTGGCCGTGGCTCCTCGGATTCCTCGCTCTCGGCGTCGCGTACAGCGCCCCGCCGCTCCGCCTGAAGACCCGGCCGCCCCTCGATTCGCTCTCGAACGGGCTCTACATCCTGCCCGGCGTCGCGGCCTACGTCACCGTCGCCGGCGCGCAGCCACCCGTCCTCGCCGTCGGCGGCGGCTGGGTGTGGTCGATGGCGATGCATACGTTCTCCGCGATTCCGGATATCGACCCGGACCGCGCGGCCGGCATCGAGACGACGGCGACCCGCCTCGGCGAGCGGCGGGCGTACGCCTACTGCGCCGGATGCTGGGCGCTCGCCGCCATCGCCTTCGGCCTGCTCGACCCGCGTCTCGGCGCGCTCATGGCCGTCTATCCGGTCGCCGTCGTCCTCGTCGCCCGCGCCGACATCTCCGTCTCGCGGGCCTACTGGTGGTATCCGGCCGTGAACACCGTCGTCGGCGCCCTGTTCACGATGGGCGGCCTCTGGAGGGTGTTCTATGGGTGA
- the cruF gene encoding bisanhydrobacterioruberin hydratase, which yields MGETDDGSVVPAAPSTRAAIQARLDALVRENRFTIAVVFPAVGAVLLVASAEALLPAPFAFDPLLLLFGTLVMRSPLLVGMAPLIDRRAAIGVALLAAYAYAIEFVGLRTGLPYGEFHYAIDLGPTLAGVPVGLPVFFLPLVCNAYLLCLLLLGDRAQAPQVRLPTVIAAVVGMDVVLDPGAVALGFWTYPAGGPVYGVPLSNFAGWILSATVTVLVLDAVLDRTAVLTRLDSCAFALDDLVSFVVLWSAINVWFGNWGAAAVGALFGVGLLRTERFDSAPFLPWR from the coding sequence ATGGGTGAGACCGACGACGGGTCCGTCGTGCCGGCGGCCCCCTCGACGCGCGCCGCCATCCAGGCGCGCCTCGACGCCCTCGTCCGCGAGAACCGGTTCACCATCGCGGTGGTCTTCCCCGCCGTCGGCGCCGTCCTCCTCGTCGCGAGCGCGGAGGCGCTACTGCCGGCGCCGTTCGCGTTCGACCCCTTGTTGCTCCTGTTCGGCACGCTCGTCATGCGGTCGCCGCTGCTCGTCGGCATGGCGCCCCTGATCGACCGCCGGGCCGCGATCGGCGTCGCCCTCCTCGCGGCCTACGCCTACGCCATCGAGTTCGTCGGCCTCCGGACCGGCCTGCCCTACGGCGAGTTCCACTACGCCATCGACCTCGGTCCCACGCTCGCGGGCGTGCCGGTCGGCCTCCCCGTCTTCTTCCTGCCGCTCGTCTGTAACGCCTACTTGCTCTGTCTCCTCCTCCTCGGTGACCGAGCGCAGGCTCCCCAGGTTCGGCTCCCGACCGTCATCGCGGCGGTCGTGGGCATGGACGTCGTTCTCGACCCCGGCGCCGTCGCGCTCGGGTTCTGGACCTATCCCGCCGGCGGCCCCGTCTACGGCGTCCCGCTCTCGAACTTCGCTGGCTGGATCCTGTCGGCGACGGTCACCGTCCTCGTCCTCGACGCCGTCCTCGACCGGACGGCGGTGCTGACCCGTCTCGACTCCTGTGCCTTCGCCCTCGACGACCTGGTGAGTTTCGTGGTGCTCTGGAGTGCGATCAACGTCTGGTTCGGCAACTGGGGAGCGGCGGCCGTCGGCGCCCTGTTCGGCGTCGGCTTGCTCCGCACCGAGCGCTTCGACTCGGCGCCGTTTCTGCCCTGGCGGTAG
- a CDS encoding phytoene/squalene synthase family protein has protein sequence MVSDDGIARGRAIQRRTGKTFHLATRLLPDRVREPTYVLYAFFRVADEVVDDADGVPPEEQRAELERLRAAALDEEPTDDPVLAAFADLRERHGIDDADVHTFVDAMLTDVTKSRYETFDELRAYMDGSASAVGRMMTDVMAPERPERARPHATALGEAFQLSNFLRDVREDIVERDRLYLPRETLGAYGVSEADLRNFEVTEEFRRAMAHELRRTEALYREGVAGIEYLPADCQFPVLVAAVLYADHHRLIRERNYDVLSETPAISTRRKLALVARTRWHWAWNRDPETVFRRVSAVPDGARDAVPTPGIGRRLLRGAVDSLRRLN, from the coding sequence ATGGTGAGTGACGACGGCATCGCTCGGGGGAGGGCGATCCAGCGCCGGACCGGCAAGACGTTCCATCTCGCCACGCGCCTGCTGCCCGACCGCGTCCGCGAACCGACGTACGTTCTCTATGCGTTCTTCCGCGTCGCCGACGAAGTGGTGGACGACGCGGACGGGGTCCCGCCCGAGGAACAGCGGGCCGAACTCGAACGGTTACGCGCCGCCGCGCTCGACGAGGAGCCGACCGACGACCCGGTGCTCGCCGCCTTCGCCGACCTTCGCGAGCGCCACGGCATCGACGACGCGGACGTGCACACGTTCGTCGACGCCATGCTGACCGACGTGACGAAGAGCCGCTACGAGACGTTCGACGAACTGCGGGCGTACATGGACGGGTCGGCGTCGGCTGTGGGGCGAATGATGACCGACGTGATGGCCCCCGAGCGGCCGGAACGGGCGCGCCCCCACGCGACGGCGCTCGGCGAGGCGTTCCAGCTCTCGAACTTCCTGCGCGACGTGCGCGAGGACATCGTGGAACGCGACCGGCTCTACCTGCCACGGGAGACGCTCGGCGCGTACGGCGTCAGCGAGGCCGATCTGCGGAACTTCGAGGTGACCGAGGAGTTCCGGCGGGCGATGGCACACGAACTCCGGCGGACGGAGGCGCTCTACCGCGAGGGCGTCGCCGGCATCGAGTATCTGCCCGCAGACTGCCAGTTTCCCGTCCTCGTCGCCGCGGTCCTCTACGCCGACCACCATCGCCTGATCCGCGAGCGAAACTACGACGTGCTGTCCGAGACGCCGGCGATCAGCACGCGCCGCAAACTCGCGCTCGTGGCACGAACCCGCTGGCACTGGGCGTGGAACCGCGACCCCGAAACGGTGTTCCGGCGGGTGAGCGCCGTTCCGGATGGAGCCAGGGACGCCGTCCCGACCCCCGGCATCGGTCGCCGCCTGCTCCGCGGCGCGGTGGACAGCCTCCGGCGCCTCAACTAG
- a CDS encoding HVO_2523 family zinc finger protein, whose protein sequence is MSSSGGRPCPRCETAMRRRHCKYVCPNHGVVYDCSDTFW, encoded by the coding sequence ATGTCATCGTCAGGCGGTCGACCGTGCCCCCGCTGTGAGACGGCGATGCGGCGCCGTCACTGTAAATACGTCTGTCCGAACCACGGGGTCGTCTACGACTGCAGCGACACGTTCTGGTGA